One genomic segment of Mycolicibacterium chubuense NBB4 includes these proteins:
- a CDS encoding xanthine dehydrogenase family protein molybdopterin-binding subunit, which produces MTSAELAPPGGTAVTPRYAGARVPRVEDTRLLTGRGSFVDDITRPGMLHACFVRSPFARATINGIDAAAALALPGVHAVFTAADLNPEVKEAWHAVAGKDVPDTPRPPLAEGEVKFVGDPVALVVADNRYIAEDAVDLVEVDYEQLPAVADFRKAVGGAEAGVPVVHADYPDNVAGGMGGMPPDEELFATAPHVVEQHIYQQMYVPVPIETRGIVVEWTSATEELTVWASTQTPHELRAFAARLLGIPAQGVRVIMRDTGGAFGQKVVPMREDMCILLAARKVAAATSNAQSGVALKWIEDRRENLMSAGQSRHVDGKVRMAFDADGKILAADIDFIQDIGSYPTPYPVLTTAAIGMFFPGPYRVPKASFNYKTVFSNTPGLHAYRGPWQYETLTREMLLDCAARKIGMDPVELRRINILRGDEMPYFNPNGMPYDNCAPADTFEQAVKILDHEGFRKEQADALAEGRYIGLGFSAYIEPTGAATGHLATEGATMRMEPTGQINVYVNGGSSGNSIETTVVQLTADALGANIGDVSTIQGDTAVTPYGAGTQGSRSGPMTAGAVNEAGAILRKQIIAIAAQILGVGEDDVELADSRATVRGEPDKSVSFADIAYRSYYDPAQLGGVPPTLEATARFNSQAMIHWANATHVCTCEVDIETGHVTLTRYIVSEDVGPMINPNVVEGQVAGGTAQGIGGALLEQLAYDDAGNPVSSTFVDYLLPTATEVPPIEFGHVEIPGPGVGGYKGAGEGGAIGSPPAVINAVNDALAPLGVTLTQLPATPAAIVDLIEKARKDH; this is translated from the coding sequence GGGTCGCGGTTCGTTCGTCGACGACATCACCCGCCCGGGCATGCTGCACGCCTGCTTCGTGCGCAGCCCGTTCGCCCGCGCCACGATCAACGGCATCGACGCCGCCGCGGCACTCGCCCTGCCCGGCGTGCATGCGGTCTTCACCGCCGCCGACCTCAACCCCGAGGTCAAAGAGGCGTGGCACGCGGTCGCCGGCAAAGACGTCCCCGACACCCCCCGGCCGCCGCTGGCCGAGGGCGAGGTCAAGTTCGTCGGCGACCCGGTCGCGCTGGTCGTCGCCGACAACCGCTACATCGCCGAAGACGCCGTCGACCTCGTCGAGGTCGATTACGAGCAGTTGCCCGCGGTCGCCGATTTCCGCAAGGCGGTCGGCGGCGCCGAGGCCGGAGTGCCCGTCGTGCACGCCGACTACCCCGACAACGTCGCGGGCGGCATGGGGGGCATGCCGCCGGACGAGGAGCTGTTCGCCACGGCGCCCCATGTCGTCGAACAGCACATCTACCAGCAGATGTACGTCCCGGTACCGATAGAGACCCGCGGCATCGTCGTCGAATGGACCTCGGCCACCGAGGAACTCACGGTGTGGGCGTCGACGCAGACACCGCACGAACTCCGGGCGTTCGCGGCCCGGCTGCTCGGCATCCCCGCACAAGGGGTCCGGGTGATCATGCGGGACACCGGCGGCGCGTTCGGCCAGAAGGTGGTGCCGATGCGCGAGGACATGTGCATCCTGCTGGCCGCCCGCAAGGTGGCCGCCGCGACGTCGAACGCGCAATCGGGCGTGGCGTTGAAGTGGATCGAGGACCGGCGCGAGAACCTCATGTCGGCCGGCCAGTCCCGCCACGTCGACGGCAAGGTCCGGATGGCGTTCGACGCCGACGGCAAGATCCTGGCCGCCGACATCGATTTCATCCAGGACATCGGCTCCTACCCGACGCCGTATCCCGTGCTGACCACCGCCGCGATCGGCATGTTCTTCCCCGGGCCGTACCGGGTGCCCAAGGCCAGCTTCAACTACAAGACCGTGTTCTCCAACACCCCGGGCCTGCACGCATACCGCGGGCCCTGGCAGTACGAGACCCTCACTCGCGAGATGCTTCTCGACTGCGCCGCACGAAAGATCGGGATGGACCCGGTCGAGCTGCGCCGCATCAACATCCTGCGAGGGGACGAGATGCCGTACTTCAACCCCAACGGCATGCCCTACGACAACTGCGCCCCTGCCGACACTTTCGAGCAGGCCGTCAAGATCCTCGACCACGAGGGGTTCCGCAAGGAGCAGGCCGACGCGCTCGCCGAGGGCCGCTACATCGGGCTCGGCTTCTCCGCCTACATCGAACCGACCGGCGCGGCGACCGGGCACCTCGCCACCGAGGGCGCGACCATGCGGATGGAGCCGACCGGGCAGATCAACGTCTACGTCAACGGGGGGTCGAGCGGAAACAGCATCGAGACCACCGTCGTCCAGTTGACCGCAGATGCGCTGGGCGCCAACATCGGTGACGTCTCGACCATTCAGGGCGACACCGCCGTGACCCCGTACGGCGCCGGCACGCAGGGCAGCCGCAGCGGCCCGATGACCGCCGGCGCCGTCAACGAGGCCGGTGCGATCCTGCGCAAGCAGATCATCGCGATCGCCGCGCAGATCCTCGGCGTCGGCGAGGACGACGTCGAGCTCGCCGATTCACGCGCCACCGTGCGCGGCGAACCGGACAAGAGCGTGAGCTTCGCCGACATCGCGTACCGCTCCTACTACGACCCCGCACAACTGGGCGGCGTGCCGCCCACCCTGGAGGCCACCGCACGGTTCAACTCGCAGGCGATGATCCACTGGGCCAACGCAACCCACGTGTGCACGTGCGAGGTGGACATCGAGACGGGGCATGTGACGCTGACCCGCTACATCGTGAGCGAGGACGTCGGACCGATGATCAACCCCAACGTCGTCGAGGGACAGGTCGCCGGTGGTACCGCCCAGGGCATCGGCGGCGCGCTGCTCGAGCAGCTCGCCTATGACGATGCGGGCAACCCCGTCTCCTCGACCTTCGTCGACTATCTCCTGCCCACCGCCACCGAGGTCCCGCCGATCGAATTCGGCCACGTCGAGATCCCCGGTCCGGGCGTCGGCGGTTACAAGGGCGCCGGCGAGGGCGGCGCCATCGGGTCGCCTCCCGCGGTGATCAACGCCGTCAACGACGCGCTGGCCCCGCTCGGCGTGACGCTGACCCAGCTGCCCGCCACGCCCGCCGCGATCGTCGACCTCATCGAGAAAGCCAGAAAGGACCACTGA
- a CDS encoding SRPBCC family protein, whose product MELNNEFRVAVPPAKVWEVFTDVERVAPCLPGATLLGVDGDTFDGAVKVKVGPITVSYKGVASYQEKDAGARRIVLRAEGKETRGNGTAAATVTAQLQDEGDATYVGIVTDLAISGKAAQFGRGVLADVSGNLIAQFARSLEAELLGDAPSPSQTGSAATTSAAASEAGDSVDLLKVVAVPMAKRYAPVLGAALAAGAVGFVLGRRRRKGPAAVLADDLQAVLARLLS is encoded by the coding sequence GTGGAACTGAACAACGAATTCCGGGTCGCGGTACCACCCGCGAAGGTGTGGGAGGTGTTCACCGACGTCGAACGCGTCGCGCCCTGCCTGCCCGGCGCCACCCTGCTGGGCGTCGACGGCGACACGTTCGACGGCGCGGTCAAGGTCAAGGTCGGTCCGATCACGGTGTCCTACAAAGGCGTCGCGTCCTACCAGGAGAAGGACGCCGGTGCGAGGCGGATCGTGCTGCGGGCCGAGGGCAAGGAGACCCGGGGCAACGGCACGGCCGCAGCGACGGTCACCGCGCAGCTCCAGGACGAGGGTGACGCCACCTACGTCGGGATCGTCACCGACCTGGCGATCTCGGGCAAGGCCGCCCAGTTCGGGCGCGGGGTGCTGGCCGACGTCTCCGGCAACCTGATCGCGCAGTTCGCCAGGAGCCTGGAGGCCGAACTGCTCGGCGATGCTCCGTCTCCGTCCCAGACTGGCTCGGCCGCAACGACTTCTGCCGCAGCATCCGAGGCCGGTGACTCCGTGGACCTGCTCAAGGTGGTCGCCGTCCCGATGGCCAAACGGTATGCCCCGGTGCTCGGCGCGGCGTTGGCCGCCGGTGCGGTCGGGTTCGTGCTCGGCCGTCGCAGGCGCAAGGGCCCGGCCGCGGTGCTGGCCGACGATCTGCAGGCCGTGCTGGCTCGGCTGCTGTCGTGA
- a CDS encoding FAD binding domain-containing protein, whose protein sequence is MKAAPFAYHRPDSVAGAVRLLGEYGEDAKILAGGQSLVPMLAMRLTHFENLIDISRVDELRDIDRRDDVVRIGAGTPHAFVGMDDEVAEAVPLLTLSTPHIGHFQIRTRGTLGGAIAHADPAAEYAAVALTLDADIEATSARGTRRIPASEFFTGLWETALSPDEVLTAVAFPVWSGRCGFSVQEFARRHGDFAIAGATVAVELDGDNTVTRCGIGLLGLGSTPERGTPAEQAVVGRPVTDITAEELGRLAVSALEDVPADLQGTAAYRTRVGAAMVARAWTEATTEARDA, encoded by the coding sequence GTGAAAGCAGCACCGTTCGCCTACCATCGCCCGGACTCCGTCGCCGGCGCGGTGCGGCTGCTCGGTGAGTACGGCGAGGACGCGAAGATCCTCGCGGGCGGGCAGAGCCTGGTGCCGATGCTGGCGATGCGCCTGACGCACTTCGAGAACCTGATCGACATCTCGCGGGTCGACGAACTGCGCGACATCGACCGGCGCGACGACGTCGTGCGGATCGGCGCCGGCACGCCGCACGCCTTCGTCGGCATGGACGACGAGGTCGCGGAAGCTGTTCCGCTGCTGACGTTGTCGACACCCCACATCGGACACTTCCAGATCCGGACCCGGGGAACGCTCGGCGGAGCGATCGCCCACGCCGATCCGGCCGCCGAGTACGCGGCGGTGGCGCTGACGTTGGATGCCGACATCGAGGCGACGTCGGCCCGCGGCACCCGCCGGATCCCGGCGTCGGAGTTCTTCACCGGCCTGTGGGAGACGGCCCTGAGCCCCGACGAGGTGCTCACCGCCGTCGCCTTTCCGGTGTGGTCCGGCCGGTGCGGCTTCTCCGTGCAGGAATTCGCCCGCCGCCACGGCGATTTCGCCATTGCGGGAGCCACCGTCGCGGTGGAACTCGACGGCGACAACACCGTGACGCGCTGCGGTATCGGGCTGCTGGGCCTGGGATCCACACCGGAGCGCGGAACGCCCGCCGAACAGGCGGTCGTCGGCCGGCCCGTCACCGACATCACGGCCGAGGAGCTCGGCCGGCTGGCGGTGTCGGCGCTCGAGGACGTCCCCGCCGACCTGCAGGGCACGGCGGCCTACCGCACGCGAGTGGGTGCGGCGATGGTCGCGCGCGCCTGGACCGAGGCAACCACGGAGGCACGTGATGCATGA
- a CDS encoding (2Fe-2S)-binding protein, with protein MHELPVEVSVNGRRYAASVEPRLTLADYLRERCGLTGTHLGCEHGACGACTVLLDGQAVRSCLIFAVQVDGQEITTVEGVADDGELSPVQAAMRDCHGLQCGFCTPGFVTSITALLRDNPTPTDAEIREGLSGNFCRCTGYQGIVNAVRRASESMS; from the coding sequence ATGCATGAACTTCCCGTCGAGGTCTCGGTCAACGGCCGTCGCTACGCCGCGAGCGTCGAGCCCCGGCTGACGCTGGCTGACTACCTGCGCGAGAGGTGTGGCCTGACCGGCACCCACCTGGGCTGTGAGCACGGCGCCTGCGGCGCGTGCACGGTGCTGCTCGACGGGCAGGCGGTGCGGTCCTGCCTGATCTTCGCGGTGCAGGTCGACGGCCAGGAGATCACCACGGTGGAGGGCGTGGCCGACGACGGTGAGCTCTCACCCGTGCAGGCGGCGATGCGCGACTGTCACGGACTCCAGTGTGGCTTCTGCACACCGGGTTTCGTCACGAGTATCACGGCGCTGCTGCGAGACAACCCGACCCCGACCGACGCGGAGATTCGCGAGGGCCTGTCGGGCAACTTCTGCCGGTGCACCGGTTATCAGGGCATCGTCAACGCGGTGCGCCGCGCCTCCGAGTCGATGAGCTGA
- a CDS encoding SDR family oxidoreductase, which yields MEISLSGRTVLVTGGGSGIGKAVAAEVVAAGGNAMLVGRNADKLAAAAQEIGGSVRYEPADVTDEDEVARAVDAAAAWTGRLDGAVHCAGGSDTIGPITQLDSAAWRRLVDLNINGTFYVLKHAAREMVRGGGGSFVGISSIAASNTHRWFGAYGVSKAGVDHLMQLAADELGPSLVRVNCLRPGLIRTDLVAAIFSSPEVSGDYAAATPLPRPGEAEDVANAAVFLLSDAASYITGQLINVDGGMMLRRGPDFSAMLEPVFGADGLRGVVPQ from the coding sequence GTGGAAATCTCGTTGTCGGGTCGGACGGTGTTGGTCACCGGTGGTGGCAGCGGGATCGGCAAGGCCGTCGCGGCGGAGGTGGTCGCGGCCGGCGGCAACGCCATGCTGGTCGGGCGCAACGCCGACAAGCTGGCGGCGGCCGCGCAGGAGATCGGCGGATCGGTGCGCTACGAACCCGCCGACGTCACCGACGAGGACGAGGTGGCCCGCGCGGTGGACGCCGCGGCGGCCTGGACCGGCCGGCTGGACGGCGCAGTGCACTGCGCCGGCGGAAGCGACACGATCGGGCCGATCACCCAGCTGGACTCCGCGGCGTGGCGGCGCCTGGTGGACCTGAACATCAACGGCACCTTCTACGTGCTCAAGCATGCGGCACGCGAGATGGTCCGGGGCGGCGGCGGTTCGTTCGTCGGCATCTCGTCGATCGCGGCCAGCAACACCCACCGGTGGTTCGGCGCCTACGGGGTGTCCAAGGCCGGGGTGGATCACCTGATGCAGTTGGCGGCCGACGAGCTGGGGCCGTCGCTGGTGCGGGTGAACTGCCTGCGCCCCGGCCTGATCCGCACCGACCTGGTGGCGGCGATCTTCTCCTCGCCGGAGGTCAGCGGGGACTACGCGGCGGCCACGCCGTTGCCGCGGCCCGGTGAGGCCGAGGACGTCGCGAACGCCGCGGTGTTCCTGCTCAGTGACGCGGCGAGCTACATCACCGGGCAGCTGATCAACGTCGACGGCGGCATGATGCTGCGCCGCGGCCCGGACTTTTCGGCCATGCTGGAACCCGTGTTCGGCGCGGACGGCCTGCGCGGGGTCGTGCCTCAGTAG
- a CDS encoding enoyl-CoA hydratase has translation MANADQVTYETLDEGRIARIWLNRPDAQNAQSRTLLVQLDEAFGRAEADDEVRVVILAARGKNFSAGHDLGSEQALAERAPGPDQHPTFRSHGATRAAVAERTYLQEWHYFFENTRRWRDLRKITIAQVQGNAISAGLMLIWACDLIVASDDAKFSDVVGVRMGMPGVEYYAHPWEFGPRKAKELLLTGDSIDADEAHRLGMVSKVFPRAELEDKTLEFAKRIAERPTMAALLIKDSVNAATEAMGFTETLRHAFHIHELGHAHWAAHNENRYPVGLPPDVPDWRTLGAPKPSRRDEP, from the coding sequence GTGGCGAACGCAGACCAGGTGACATACGAGACCCTCGACGAGGGGCGCATCGCGCGGATCTGGCTCAACCGGCCGGACGCCCAGAACGCGCAGTCGCGGACCCTGCTGGTGCAACTCGACGAGGCGTTCGGGCGGGCGGAGGCCGACGACGAGGTCCGGGTCGTGATCCTGGCTGCGCGCGGCAAGAACTTCTCGGCCGGCCACGACCTGGGATCCGAGCAGGCGCTGGCCGAGCGGGCGCCCGGGCCCGATCAGCACCCCACCTTCCGGTCCCACGGCGCGACCCGGGCGGCCGTCGCCGAGCGGACCTATCTGCAGGAGTGGCACTACTTCTTCGAGAACACCCGCCGGTGGCGCGACCTCCGCAAGATCACCATCGCCCAGGTGCAGGGCAACGCCATCTCCGCAGGGTTGATGCTGATCTGGGCGTGCGACCTGATCGTGGCCTCCGACGACGCGAAGTTCAGCGACGTCGTCGGCGTGCGGATGGGGATGCCCGGTGTTGAGTACTACGCCCACCCGTGGGAGTTCGGCCCCCGCAAGGCCAAAGAGCTGCTGTTGACCGGTGATTCGATCGACGCCGACGAGGCGCACCGGCTCGGCATGGTGTCCAAGGTCTTCCCCCGCGCGGAGCTGGAGGACAAGACGCTGGAGTTCGCCAAGCGCATCGCCGAGCGGCCCACGATGGCCGCGCTGCTGATCAAGGATTCGGTGAACGCCGCCACCGAGGCGATGGGGTTCACCGAGACCCTGCGGCACGCCTTCCACATCCATGAGCTCGGCCACGCCCATTGGGCGGCCCACAACGAGAACCGGTATCCCGTCGGGCTGCCCCCGGATGTGCCGGATTGGCGGACTCTCGGCGCGCCGAAGCCGTCCCGCCGCGACGAGCCGTGA
- a CDS encoding alpha,alpha-trehalose-phosphate synthase (UDP-forming) — MSPQGGAEGRSGFADFVVVANRLPIDMVRQPDGTIEWKRSPGGLVTALEPLLRRRRGAWIGWPGVPQEADDPDVSEEPIEQDGMHLVPVRLSATDVAEYYEGFSNATLWPLYHDVIVKPIYHRAWWDRYVEVNRRFAEATARTASEGATVWVQDYQLQLVPKMLRMLRPDLTIGFFLHIPFPPVELFMQMPWRTEITEGLLGADLVGFHLPGGAQNFLILARRLVGANTSRGNVGVRSRFGEVQVGFRTVKVGAFPISIDSTELDQQARTRTIRTRARKLREELGNPRKILLGVDRLDYTKGIDVRLQAFSELLDEHRVNPEDTVLVQLATPSRERVESYIAMREDIERQVGHINGEYGEVGHPVVHYLHRPVPREDLLAFFVAADVMLVTPLRDGMNLVAKEYVACRSDLGGALVLSEFTGAAAELRQAYLTNPHHLEGVKDAIEAALNQTPEEGRRRMRALRRQVLAHDVDRWARAFLDALAGAETKSE, encoded by the coding sequence ATGAGCCCCCAGGGCGGTGCCGAGGGCCGCTCCGGGTTCGCCGACTTCGTCGTGGTGGCCAACCGGCTGCCGATCGACATGGTGCGCCAACCCGACGGCACAATCGAGTGGAAACGCAGCCCCGGCGGGTTGGTCACGGCGCTCGAGCCGCTGCTGCGGCGCCGACGCGGGGCGTGGATCGGCTGGCCCGGCGTACCGCAGGAGGCCGACGACCCGGACGTCAGCGAGGAGCCGATCGAGCAGGACGGCATGCACCTGGTGCCCGTCCGGCTGAGCGCGACCGACGTCGCGGAGTATTACGAGGGGTTCTCCAACGCCACGCTGTGGCCGCTCTACCACGACGTCATCGTCAAGCCGATCTACCACCGTGCATGGTGGGACCGCTACGTCGAGGTCAACCGACGGTTCGCCGAGGCGACCGCGCGCACCGCGTCCGAGGGCGCGACGGTGTGGGTCCAGGACTACCAGCTGCAGCTGGTGCCCAAGATGCTGCGCATGCTGCGCCCCGACCTGACCATCGGCTTCTTCCTGCACATCCCGTTCCCGCCGGTCGAGCTGTTCATGCAGATGCCGTGGCGCACCGAGATCACCGAGGGTCTGCTCGGCGCCGATCTGGTGGGCTTCCATCTGCCGGGCGGGGCGCAGAACTTCCTGATCCTGGCCCGACGGCTGGTCGGCGCCAACACCTCCCGCGGCAACGTCGGCGTGCGGTCGCGGTTCGGTGAGGTGCAGGTCGGCTTCCGCACCGTCAAGGTCGGCGCATTCCCGATCTCGATCGACTCGACCGAACTCGATCAGCAGGCACGCACCAGGACGATCCGGACCCGCGCCCGCAAGCTTCGCGAGGAGCTGGGCAATCCGCGCAAGATCCTGCTCGGTGTCGACCGGCTGGACTACACCAAGGGCATCGACGTGCGGCTGCAGGCGTTCTCCGAGCTGCTCGACGAGCACCGGGTGAACCCGGAGGACACGGTACTGGTGCAGCTGGCCACTCCGAGCCGGGAGCGGGTGGAGAGCTACATCGCGATGCGCGAGGACATCGAACGCCAGGTCGGGCACATCAACGGCGAGTACGGCGAGGTCGGCCACCCCGTCGTGCACTACCTGCACCGGCCCGTCCCGCGGGAGGACCTGCTCGCGTTCTTCGTCGCCGCCGACGTCATGCTCGTCACTCCGCTGCGCGACGGTATGAACCTGGTCGCCAAGGAGTACGTCGCCTGCCGCAGCGACCTCGGCGGCGCACTGGTGCTCAGCGAGTTCACCGGCGCCGCAGCCGAACTGCGCCAGGCATATCTGACCAACCCGCACCACCTCGAGGGGGTCAAGGACGCGATCGAGGCCGCACTCAATCAGACGCCGGAAGAGGGCAGACGACGGATGCGGGCCCTGCGCAGGCAGGTCCTCGCCCACGACGTGGACCGGTGGGCCCGGGCGTTCCTCGACGCGCTGGCCGGCGCGGAGACTAAATCGGAGTGA
- a CDS encoding mammalian cell entry protein has product MGDRVAKIVGALAVLLSVAFVGLAAVGGWLFWNRVELRGQQTTREELAPLAAAQIPRVFGYDYQTVERSLNDVYPLLTPSYRHEFEDRATKDIIPQARDRQLVSQANVVGVGVLDAQRDSASVMVYMNRTVTDKSRQPVYDGSRLRVDYQKVDGKWLINYITPI; this is encoded by the coding sequence ATGGGCGACCGCGTCGCCAAGATCGTCGGGGCGTTGGCGGTGCTGCTGTCGGTGGCGTTCGTCGGGTTGGCTGCCGTCGGCGGTTGGTTGTTCTGGAACCGGGTGGAACTGCGAGGTCAGCAGACCACCCGCGAGGAGCTCGCACCGCTGGCCGCGGCGCAGATCCCGCGGGTGTTCGGCTATGACTACCAGACCGTCGAGCGCAGCCTCAACGACGTGTATCCGCTGCTGACCCCCAGTTACCGCCACGAATTCGAGGATCGGGCGACCAAGGACATCATCCCGCAGGCGCGGGACCGCCAGCTGGTCAGCCAGGCGAACGTGGTGGGCGTCGGAGTGCTTGACGCTCAACGTGATTCGGCGTCGGTAATGGTGTACATGAACCGCACGGTCACCGACAAGTCGCGTCAGCCCGTCTACGACGGGAGCCGGCTGCGCGTCGACTACCAGAAAGTCGACGGCAAGTGGCTGATCAACTACATCACTCCGATTTAG
- a CDS encoding MCE family protein, producing MLDRLTKIQLSIFAVVTVLTVGAISIFYLRVPEALGLNTYQVTANFETGGGLYQNANVTYRGVTVGRVESIGLSNSGVVAHMRLNSGTPVPDNVTATVKSVSAVGEQYVDLVPPAKPASATLSDGSDIGMDRTAVGQDIAQLLDQANALVNSVSNSRVRDLLRETFKAFNGSGPELARLIQSSRSLIDEANANYGQTTQLIDQAGPFLDAQIRSGDSIRSLADGLARFTGEVANADPQLRSVLQNAPSAADAADTTFEGIRPTFPILAANLANFGRIGVIYHKSIEHALVVFPALLAALNTVAGGLPSDEGGKLDFKVDLGDPPPCSVGFIPPTQIRSPADTTLRELPTDMYCKVPQNDPSVVRGARNYPCQEFPGKRAPTIQLCRDPKGYVPIGNNPWRGPPVPVGTPIQDGRNILPPNKYPMIPPQVDPDPGPPVVQLPPGVAPGPGPAPHAPFPLPVPPNEPGIPPPWPYFAPPDQVVPPYGRTPPAPPAPPAAPAPPAAPPAAPPAPGGPLLPAEATPQAVPQAMASYDKNGKFVDPEGGTGIYAPGADKLAPAENWVDLMLSPKQA from the coding sequence ATGTTGGACCGGCTTACCAAGATCCAGCTGTCGATCTTCGCCGTCGTGACGGTGTTGACGGTCGGCGCGATCTCGATCTTCTACCTGCGGGTGCCAGAAGCGCTGGGGCTGAACACCTATCAGGTGACCGCCAACTTCGAGACGGGTGGCGGGCTGTACCAGAACGCCAATGTCACTTACCGCGGGGTGACCGTCGGACGCGTCGAGTCGATCGGTCTGAGTAACAGCGGTGTGGTCGCCCATATGCGGCTGAACAGCGGAACGCCGGTGCCGGACAACGTCACCGCCACCGTCAAGAGCGTTTCGGCGGTGGGGGAGCAGTACGTCGACCTGGTGCCACCTGCGAAGCCGGCGTCGGCGACACTGAGCGACGGCTCCGACATCGGGATGGACCGCACCGCTGTGGGGCAGGACATCGCCCAACTTCTCGACCAGGCGAACGCTCTGGTCAACAGCGTCAGCAACAGCCGTGTCCGGGACCTCCTCCGGGAGACTTTCAAGGCGTTCAACGGATCGGGGCCGGAGCTGGCACGGCTCATCCAATCGTCGCGGTCGCTGATCGACGAGGCCAACGCCAACTACGGGCAGACCACGCAGCTGATCGATCAGGCGGGCCCGTTCCTGGACGCCCAGATCCGAAGTGGTGACAGCATCCGATCGCTGGCCGACGGCCTGGCCCGCTTCACCGGTGAGGTCGCCAACGCCGATCCGCAGCTGCGTTCGGTGCTGCAGAACGCGCCGTCGGCGGCCGATGCGGCGGACACCACGTTCGAGGGCATCCGCCCGACCTTCCCGATCCTGGCGGCGAATCTTGCCAACTTCGGGCGCATCGGCGTGATCTACCACAAGTCGATAGAACACGCCCTCGTGGTGTTCCCGGCGCTGCTCGCCGCGCTGAACACCGTCGCCGGCGGCCTGCCCTCCGACGAGGGCGGCAAGCTGGACTTCAAGGTCGACCTCGGCGATCCCCCGCCCTGCTCGGTCGGGTTCATCCCGCCGACGCAGATCCGTTCTCCTGCAGACACCACGCTGCGTGAACTGCCCACCGACATGTACTGCAAAGTGCCGCAGAACGATCCGAGTGTCGTCCGTGGCGCCCGTAACTACCCCTGTCAGGAATTCCCGGGCAAGCGGGCACCGACGATCCAGCTCTGCCGCGACCCCAAGGGCTACGTTCCGATCGGCAACAACCCGTGGCGCGGTCCGCCGGTGCCGGTCGGGACACCGATCCAGGACGGCCGGAACATCCTTCCGCCGAACAAGTACCCGATGATCCCGCCACAGGTGGATCCCGACCCGGGTCCACCGGTGGTGCAGCTACCCCCCGGAGTGGCACCGGGACCGGGGCCGGCGCCTCATGCGCCGTTCCCCTTGCCGGTACCGCCGAACGAACCCGGAATACCGCCGCCATGGCCGTACTTCGCGCCACCCGATCAGGTGGTGCCGCCGTACGGACGCACACCACCGGCTCCCCCGGCTCCACCTGCCGCGCCCGCGCCCCCGGCGGCGCCGCCGGCCGCGCCGCCGGCACCGGGCGGCCCGCTGCTGCCCGCGGAAGCCACTCCGCAGGCCGTCCCTCAGGCGATGGCGAGCTACGACAAGAACGGCAAGTTCGTCGACCCCGAGGGCGGAACTGGCATCTACGCCCCGGGAGCTGACAAACTGGCGCCCGCAGAGAACTGGGTCGACTTGATGTTGTCGCCCAAGCAGGCGTAG